In Phoenix dactylifera cultivar Barhee BC4 chromosome 11, palm_55x_up_171113_PBpolish2nd_filt_p, whole genome shotgun sequence, the following are encoded in one genomic region:
- the LOC103705170 gene encoding splicing factor U2af small subunit B-like, giving the protein MAEHLASIFGTEKDRVNCPFYFKIGACRHGDRCSRLHNRPTISPTLLLSNMYQRPDMITPGIDAQGQPIDPRRIQEHFEDFYEDIFEELNKFGEIESLNVCDNLADHMIGNVYVQFREEEQAAAALRALQGRFYSGRPIIVDFSPVTDFREATCRQFEENSCNRGGYCNFMHVKQISRELRRRLFGRYQRSHGRSRSRSPSPSYRRDNRDRDYRDRGEYRGSGRRSGDRHGRYDSDGGRRRHGSPRRTKSPMREGSEERRARIEQWNREREERHA; this is encoded by the coding sequence ATGGCGGAGCACTTGGCGTCCATCTTTGGTACCGAGAAGGATAGGGTGAACTGCCCATTCTATTTCAAGATTGGAGCATGCCGCCATGGAGACAGGTGCTCCCGTCTCCACAACCGCCCCACGATATCTCCCACCCTTCTCCTCTCCAACATGTATCAGCGCCCGGACATgatcaccccaggaattgatgcGCAGGGCCAGCCTATTGATCCCCGAAGGATCCAGGAGCACTTTGAGGATTTTTATGAGGACATCTTCGAGGAGCTCAACAAGTTTGGTGAGATTGAGAGCCTTAATGTCTGTGATAACCTTGCTGATCACATGATCGGGAATGTCTATGTCCAGTTCAGGGAAGAAGAACAAGCAGCTGCAGCTCTTAGGGCCCTTCAAGGTAGGTTCTACTCAGGCCGCCCGATAATTGTGGACTTCTCACCTGTGACGGACTTTCGGGAGGCCACTTGCCGGCAGTTTGAGGAGAACAGCTGCAACCGGGGTGGGTATTGCAATTTTATGCATGTCAAGCAGATCAGTAGAGAGTTGAGGAGGAGGCTATTTGGACGTTACCAGAGGTCTCATGGGAGGAGCCGTAGCCGAAGTCCAAGCCCATCCTATCGGAGAGACAATCGTGATAGGGACTACCGTGACCGTGGGGAGTACCGTGGAAGTGGGCGGAGGAGTGGAGACAGGCATGGAAGGTACGACAGTGATGGCGGAAGGCGGCGACATGGGAGCCCTAGGCGGACAAAGAGCCCAATGAGGGAAGGAAGTGAGGAACGAAGGGCTAGGATTGAGCAGTGGAAtcgggaaagagaggagaggcaTGCATGA
- the LOC103716079 gene encoding heat shock 70 kDa protein, mitochondrial-like — MAIGSVLISRLARSKTLASGISSTLLQASGLLKASHGMSPLFQRCAATARAFSSNPAGTDVVGIDLGTTNSCVAVMEGKNPKVIENAEGARTTPSVVAFNQKGELLVGTPAKRQAVTNPTNTLFGTKRLIGRRFDDPQTQKELKMVPYKIVKAPNGDAWVELNGQQYSPSQIGAFVLTKMKETAEGYLSKTVSKAVITVPAYFNDAQRQATKDAGRIAGLEVLRIINEPTAAALSYGMNNKEGLIAVFDLGGGTFDVSILEISNGVFEVKATNGDTFLGGEDFDGALLDYLVSEFKKTENIDLTKDRLALQRLREAAEKAKLELSSTAQTEINLPFITADASGAKHLNITLTRSKFETLVSHLIERTRIPCKNCLRDAGIIAKEVDEVLLVGGMTRVPKVQEIVSEIFGKTPSKGVNPDEAVAMGASIQGGILRGDVKELLLLDVTPLSLGIETLGGVFTRLINRNTTIPTKKSQVFSTAADNQTQVGIKVLQGEREMAADNKLLGEFELTGVPPAPRGMPQIEVTFDIDANGIVKVSAKDKATSKEQEITIRSSGGLSEEEIEKMVKEAELHAQRDQERKALIDIRNTADTTIYGIGKSLGEFRDKIPEEVAKEIDSAVADLRAAMGEDNVDKIKEKIDAANKAVSKIGQHIHQGGGSSSSGSAGGDQTPEAEYKEAKM; from the exons atGGCGATTGGATCCGTGCTAATCTCGAGGCTGGCCAGGTCGAAGACCTTGGCCTCCGGCATCTCCTCCACTCTGCTTCAG GCTTCTGGTCTTCTGAAGGCTTCACATGGCATGTCTCCTTTATTTCAAAGATGCGCAGCTACAGCAAGGGCATTCAG CTCTAATCCTGCTGGTACTGATGTTGTTGGGATTGACTTGGGTACTACGAACTCTTGTGTTGCAGTTATGGAGGGCAAG AACCCGAAAGTAATTGAGAATGCTGAAGGTGCAAGGACAACACCTTCTGTTGTAGCCTTTAATCAGAAGGGTGAACTTCTTGTCGGTACCCCAGCAAAGCGGCAAGCTGTGACAAATCCAACAAATACCTTATTTGGCACCAAGCGCTTGATTGGAAGAAGATTTGATGACCCTCAGACACAAAAGGAACTGAAAATGGTACCATACAAGATTGTCAAGGCACCAAATGGAGATGCTTGGGTGGAGTTGAATGGACAGCAATACTCGCCAAGCCAAATTGGGGCATTTGTCCTCACCAAGATGAAGGAGACTGCAGAGGGTTATCTCAGCAAAACTGTTTCCAAAGCCGTCATCACAGTTCCTGCATACTTTAATGATGCCCAGCGTCAGGCCACAAAGGATGCTGGGAGAATTGCTGGACTGGAGGTACTGAGGATTATCAATGAGCCTACGGCTGCGGCTCTTTCATATGGAATGAACAACAAGGAGGGATTAATTGCTGTATTTGATTTGGGTGGTGGGACTTTTGATGTCTCAATCCTTGAAATTTCTAATGGAGTTTTTGAG GTCAAGGCTACCAATGGAGATACCTTCCTTGGTGGTGAAGACTTTGATGGCGCGTTGCTGGACTACCTGGTCAGTGAattcaagaaaactgaaaacatTGATCTAACCAAAGACCGGTTGGCATTGCAGAGGCTTAGAGAGGCTGCTGAAAAGGCAAAGTTGGAACTTTCATCCACCGCGCAAACAGAGATAAATCTTCCTTTTATTACTGCTGATGCTTCGGGTGCTAAGCACTTAAACATTACACTGACCCGATCTAAGTTTGAAACTTTGGTTAGCCATCTGATCGAGAGAACACGCATTCCATGCAAGAACTGTCTAAGAGATGCTGGAATCATAGCAAAAGAAGTTGATGAAGTCCTATTGGTTGGGGGAATGACAAGGGTTCCAAAAGTCCAGGAAATTGTTTCCGAGATCTTTGGGAAGACTCCGAGCAAGGGTGTGAACCCTGATGAGGCAGTTGCCATGGGGGCTAGCATACAGGGTGGCATTTTACGGGGTGATGTTAAAGAGCTTCTCTTGCTTGATGTCACCCCCCTCTCCCTTGGTATCGAGACTCTTGGAGGGGTCTTTACCAGGCTCATCAACCGGAACACAACCATTCCAACCAAGAAGAGCCAGGTCTTCTCCACTGCTGCCGACAACCAGACTCAGGTTGGGATCAAGGTATTGCAGGGTGAGAGGGAGATGGCTGCAGATAACAAGCTTCTTGGGGAATTCGAGCTCACGGGCGTTCCTCCTGCTCCGAGAGGCATGCCTCAGATAGAGGTGACCTTTGATATCGATGCTAATGGAATTGTGAAGGTCTCAGCAAAGGATAAAGCAACAAGCAAAGAGCAGGAAATTACCATCAGATCCTCGGGTGGGCTATCGGAGGAAGAGATAGAGAAGATGGTGAAGGAGGCAGAGCTCCATGCACAGAGGGATCAGGAGAGAAAGGCCTTGATCGACATTAGGAACACTGCAGACACTACAATTTACGGTATCGGGAAGAGTCTGGGAGAGTTCAGAGACAAGATACCAGAAGAGGTCGCCAAAGAGATCGATTCTGCTGTTGCTGATTTGAGGGCTGCAATGGGCGAGGACAACGTCGACAAGATCAAGGAGAAGATTGACGCAGCAAACAAAGCTGTCTCGAAAATTGGGCAGCATATACACCAGGGTGGAGGATCTTCATCTTCAGGGTCAGCTGGAGGGGATCAGACTCCTGAAGCTGAGTACAAAGAAGCTAAGATGTAG